One stretch of Thermococcus sp. DNA includes these proteins:
- a CDS encoding arsenic resistance protein: MNWLKFKNHLDKYLPVYVILAMIAGFYVGTHTNLKPYHETLRTLNMLVVISMIYPMMINLRLGELKNSAKLGKQLAIALAMGLVISPLIMYGAIWLTGLFHPVNHMLALGLLLAVVVPCSSMSIAYTGFTKGNIELATIVVALSFTLAIVTVPAWLKIFASSYHIPISVWLLVKTIIIVVITPMILGVLTRAYLMGKLGPEGFLRIKPAFPAISLLGMYTIVFLIFMEKARLIAAKPEIVGIALIPLALYYIIALLFMTIVDRATGILYKDHMGITFTSVGKNEGTAMAIALAAGTGLMAIAPAVTPIAQIPFLVGYVKIWKAIAGMWKCKLKDEEAVPEGA; the protein is encoded by the coding sequence ATGAACTGGTTGAAGTTTAAGAACCACCTTGATAAGTACCTGCCGGTTTACGTTATCCTTGCCATGATAGCCGGCTTCTACGTGGGAACTCATACCAACCTAAAGCCCTACCACGAGACGCTCAGGACCCTCAACATGCTCGTCGTCATCAGCATGATCTATCCGATGATGATCAACCTCCGCCTCGGGGAGCTTAAGAACAGTGCAAAACTTGGAAAACAGCTTGCCATAGCCCTCGCGATGGGGCTTGTGATCTCCCCGCTCATCATGTACGGTGCGATATGGCTGACCGGCTTATTTCACCCGGTAAACCACATGCTCGCCCTCGGGCTTCTCTTGGCGGTAGTTGTTCCCTGCTCTTCGATGAGCATAGCCTACACCGGATTCACCAAGGGCAACATTGAGCTGGCGACCATTGTCGTTGCCCTCAGCTTCACCCTCGCCATAGTTACAGTTCCAGCGTGGCTGAAGATATTCGCTTCCAGCTATCACATCCCGATCTCAGTCTGGCTCCTCGTCAAGACCATCATCATCGTCGTCATAACGCCCATGATACTCGGAGTCCTCACGAGGGCCTATCTTATGGGGAAACTCGGCCCGGAGGGCTTCCTAAGGATTAAACCAGCGTTCCCTGCAATTTCGCTTCTCGGCATGTACACCATCGTCTTCCTAATCTTCATGGAGAAGGCGAGGCTCATAGCGGCGAAGCCAGAAATAGTGGGGATTGCCCTCATTCCACTGGCCCTTTACTACATCATTGCCCTCCTCTTCATGACCATCGTTGACCGGGCTACGGGGATACTCTACAAGGATCACATGGGTATAACCTTCACCTCAGTTGGGAAGAACGAGGGAACTGCAATGGCGATAGCCCTCGCCGCTGGAACCGGACTGATGGCCATAGCCCCGGCGGTGACCCCAATAGCCCAGATACCTTTCCTGGTCGGCTACGTCAAGATCTGGAAAGCAATAGCAGGGATGTGGAAGTGCAAACTCAAGGACGAAGAAGCCGTTCCTGAAGGGGCATGA